A genomic segment from Nodularia sphaerocarpa UHCC 0038 encodes:
- a CDS encoding heavy metal translocating P-type ATPase — translation MVYSQGLRRFTQEHSDSLAALFCGVLLFLGWLALDIGWLGWAFLLLPAAYVIGGYDSAREGLTTLIKEKELDVDLLMIVAALGAASLGLWRREYYLIIDGAILILIFAISGALEGYAMRRTERSIRGLMSLTPDTARVLFGGEEEMLPITQLKVGDEIIVKPGELIPTDGIIVSGYSTLNQAAITGESLPIEKSVGAEVFAGTLNGFGALKLRVHKPASSSLIQRVIRLVEQAQTEAPPSQQFIERFERIYARVIVVAGLLLVFLPPFIWGWSWEVTIYRALTFLVVASPCALMAAIMPTLLSGIANGARQGILFKNGAQLEKIGKVRAIAFDKTGTLTTGNVQVSQVIFSSEYSETEVLKAAAALESCSEHPIGKAIVQAAGTDWERGVDVQAIPGKGIVGFVNHEQVFVGNAAFVQQYVTQFPEELLKSVKSLENEGKTVVWVAKNPQAERGTVVMGAIAIADMVRTEAQAMISRLRKLGVEQIVMITGDNQRTADSVAQAVGIDRVYAELLPEDKLDVIRKLQEEYQTVAMVGDGINDAPALAQASVGIAMGIAGSDVALETADIVLMADKLDKLATAIELGRRSHFVVKQNIVVALGFILLLLIGNFLGNINLPIGVIGHEGSTVLVTLSGLRLLKN, via the coding sequence ATGGTTTATTCTCAGGGTTTGAGGCGGTTTACTCAGGAACATTCTGATTCTTTGGCGGCTTTGTTTTGTGGAGTGCTGTTGTTTCTTGGCTGGTTGGCTTTAGATATTGGTTGGTTGGGATGGGCTTTTCTGTTGTTACCTGCTGCTTATGTGATTGGTGGTTATGACAGCGCTCGTGAGGGTTTGACTACTCTGATTAAAGAAAAGGAGTTAGATGTCGATTTGCTGATGATTGTGGCGGCTCTTGGTGCTGCTAGTCTGGGTTTATGGCGTAGGGAATATTATCTGATTATTGATGGGGCGATTTTGATTCTCATCTTTGCTATTAGTGGGGCGCTGGAAGGTTACGCGATGCGGCGCACTGAACGCAGTATCCGGGGTTTGATGAGTTTGACTCCAGATACAGCTAGGGTTTTATTTGGGGGAGAGGAAGAAATGCTTCCTATTACTCAGCTGAAGGTGGGTGATGAAATTATTGTGAAGCCAGGTGAGTTGATTCCTACTGATGGAATTATTGTTTCTGGTTATAGTACCCTGAATCAAGCGGCGATTACAGGTGAGTCTTTACCTATTGAAAAGTCGGTAGGGGCGGAGGTGTTTGCGGGAACTCTGAACGGTTTTGGGGCTTTGAAGCTTCGGGTACACAAACCAGCTTCTAGTAGTTTGATTCAGCGCGTGATTCGTTTGGTGGAACAAGCACAGACGGAAGCTCCCCCTTCTCAACAGTTTATTGAACGATTTGAACGGATATATGCGCGGGTAATTGTGGTAGCTGGTTTATTGTTAGTATTTTTACCACCATTTATTTGGGGTTGGAGTTGGGAAGTTACGATTTATCGGGCTTTGACTTTTTTGGTGGTGGCTTCTCCCTGTGCGCTGATGGCGGCAATTATGCCTACGCTGTTGTCAGGAATTGCTAATGGTGCGCGACAAGGGATTTTGTTTAAGAATGGGGCGCAGTTGGAAAAGATTGGTAAAGTTCGGGCGATCGCCTTTGATAAAACTGGTACTTTAACTACAGGCAATGTCCAAGTATCTCAGGTAATTTTTAGTAGTGAATATTCGGAGACTGAGGTATTAAAAGCCGCAGCAGCTTTGGAATCTTGCTCAGAACATCCCATTGGTAAAGCCATTGTCCAGGCGGCTGGTACAGACTGGGAACGTGGGGTTGATGTCCAAGCTATACCAGGAAAGGGAATTGTCGGCTTTGTCAATCACGAACAGGTGTTTGTGGGGAATGCAGCTTTTGTTCAGCAATATGTTACCCAGTTTCCAGAGGAGTTGCTCAAATCGGTAAAATCTCTGGAAAATGAAGGTAAAACTGTGGTTTGGGTGGCAAAGAACCCGCAAGCGGAGAGGGGAACAGTTGTTATGGGTGCGATCGCCATTGCTGATATGGTTAGAACAGAAGCACAAGCCATGATTTCCCGGTTACGAAAGTTGGGAGTTGAGCAAATTGTCATGATTACCGGCGATAATCAACGTACGGCTGACAGTGTGGCGCAAGCCGTGGGCATTGATCGAGTCTATGCGGAACTCCTCCCTGAAGATAAGCTGGATGTGATTCGTAAGCTCCAGGAAGAATATCAAACCGTGGCGATGGTGGGGGATGGAATTAATGATGCTCCAGCCCTCGCCCAGGCTTCTGTAGGCATTGCTATGGGCATCGCTGGGAGTGATGTCGCCTTGGAAACGGCAGATATAGTTTTGATGGCAGATAAGTTAGACAAACTCGCCACAGCTATCGAATTAGGTAGGCGATCGCACTTTGTGGTTAAACAGAATATAGTTGTAGCTCTAGGGTTTATTCTTTTGTTATTAATTGGTAACTTTTTGGGTAACATTAACCTCCCCATCGGCGTAATTGGTCATGAAGGTTCAACAGTCTTAGTTACACTCAGTGGTTTAAGACTACTGAAAAATTAA
- a CDS encoding precorrin-8X methylmutase produces MNTGCLTIKELTDAVGEGITPRMVRHYHQLGLLPQPERSPSNYRLYTDRDIIRLQRIVALKNQGFQLNHIRNILEVEPETNTTVNLTKQLQQQYQAVMQQITQLRQTASALENLLGRDRHCQIIQAEVLSQLKHLEVETQIGLGELNQLWSGLDAQVHHHAEAFTESLQRILPDLSQRSEIEQHLIAQLVLACGDVSLVSFVKISQSAIAASRETLKTGCKIVVDIPTVAAALDQTRLSHLGCQTITLIDNPHITTATEAETEFWQQQKWRKKVLEISKNSIIVIGYAPSVLLEICQAINQKKIQPALIIGLPIGFSHAPAAKRRLMQQPIPYITIEGTLGGGLLAATTLNALLETLINKPHCHCHLTS; encoded by the coding sequence ATGAATACTGGTTGCTTAACAATCAAAGAACTTACCGATGCAGTAGGAGAAGGCATAACACCCCGCATGGTAAGACATTACCATCAATTAGGACTGCTACCACAACCAGAGCGATCGCCTAGTAACTACCGCCTGTACACAGATAGAGATATCATCAGATTGCAGCGTATCGTCGCCCTGAAAAACCAAGGCTTTCAACTCAACCATATTCGCAACATTTTAGAAGTCGAACCAGAGACAAACACAACAGTCAACCTGACGAAACAACTCCAGCAGCAATATCAAGCTGTGATGCAGCAAATAACCCAACTGCGACAAACAGCCTCAGCATTAGAGAACTTACTAGGACGCGATCGCCATTGTCAAATCATCCAAGCCGAAGTCTTATCGCAACTCAAACATTTAGAAGTAGAAACCCAAATAGGACTAGGAGAACTCAATCAATTGTGGAGTGGCTTAGATGCACAAGTGCATCATCATGCAGAAGCATTCACCGAGTCATTACAAAGAATTTTACCAGACTTATCCCAGCGTTCGGAAATCGAACAACATTTAATAGCCCAATTAGTCCTAGCCTGCGGTGACGTTAGTTTAGTATCCTTTGTAAAAATCAGTCAAAGTGCGATCGCAGCCAGTAGAGAAACCCTGAAAACAGGGTGTAAAATCGTCGTAGATATACCCACCGTCGCCGCAGCCTTAGATCAAACCAGACTCAGCCATCTAGGCTGTCAAACCATCACCTTAATAGACAACCCCCATATTACCACCGCCACAGAAGCCGAAACAGAATTTTGGCAACAGCAGAAATGGCGAAAAAAAGTTTTGGAAATCAGCAAAAACAGCATAATAGTCATAGGCTACGCCCCATCAGTCCTGTTAGAAATCTGCCAAGCCATCAACCAGAAAAAAATCCAACCCGCCCTCATCATCGGCTTACCCATAGGCTTCAGCCACGCCCCCGCAGCCAAACGCAGACTCATGCAACAACCCATCCCCTACATAACCATAGAAGGAACCCTAGGAGGAGGACTCCTAGCCGCCACAACCCTCAACGCCCTACTAGAAACCCTAATAAATAAACCCCATTGCCACTGCCATCTTACCTCCTAA
- a CDS encoding DUF4912 domain-containing protein, with protein MMWQQEKKDSAILSLALLLSLATTPMAVQLFLPTPVLAQSATEAESFPLPNTVENGTTVRIDGAMSLATINQSLKQSFEQQYSGTTVEVAANGADVAIPALIDGKVDLVAIARNLTLDEQAQGLAQKEFYRENIAIIVSTDNPFASSLTDQQFADIFRGKITNWSELGGTEAAIRFIDRPQTSDTRNTFRTNPFFSDAELTTGSNATQINEDNTAEIVKQLGNDGISYAMAHHVSQLPNVRVIPINETLPDNPNYPYSQPLVYAYRQNPSPNVASFLGFILASPEQQTIEAARAAAAATIAQGAAPIVVTPTPDPGTASAQPQPSEPPLNGEKVPLWWFLLPTAVIIALLLWVFRSRLWSKAPKNNTPDGDDSAVNEATIDDTSPSPALSESIDEMPFDDGAIGSIVVGEEVNDQEWGEINNLSNYLAIEWDEQLSPWDIEAPASLVNTLYPQLPDVSQVTSEQSQVADVGFDGENWDLKELSESAAAQPQVEPDLIEDSFSNETSNLAGDLDIEASIWSQIPADDQTIDSSDHHETILPPSAEQISENETSNLAGDLDIEASIWSQIPDDDQTIDSRDNNETISPPSAEQISEEVTNSHPFLPDITEDILNVVADAAEPLEDETVSDLPEDREIFADNASFVGTSGGESTGNQGNPDVVEEVLNATIEAPLLELDGERNIVLQPRNGESADATWYIDETCQQALANNGISQLRLRLYDVTDLELSDQTPELVQEYELELGSQEKHIPIPQCDRDYLAEIGYLTAGDRWMKIAGSQKIRLVGIPLTDTTDENLSTADTKLEDLPHNSQSNILLKCGTPKWVYASWYISPTDKQTLQNHSISQLYLRLYDVTDLDLSDQTPHLVQQYECDEITSDLYVAIPATNHDYMAEIGYLTQGDRWELIVGSQTIRVLSRPQVDFWFVADVELIIHGSTEPGATVNVAGKPIKLKSDGTFHLRIPFSDDSINYMITAIAANGKDSVTIHKKFSQENSEV; from the coding sequence ATGATGTGGCAACAAGAAAAAAAAGATAGTGCAATACTCAGTCTGGCGTTATTACTGTCCTTAGCTACCACCCCTATGGCAGTACAATTGTTCCTGCCGACACCAGTGCTGGCACAATCTGCCACTGAGGCTGAGTCTTTTCCACTACCGAACACTGTGGAAAATGGAACTACGGTGCGGATTGATGGTGCTATGAGTTTAGCGACAATCAACCAAAGTTTAAAACAAAGTTTTGAGCAACAGTATTCTGGTACAACTGTAGAAGTTGCGGCGAATGGGGCTGATGTAGCAATTCCTGCTTTAATAGATGGAAAAGTTGATCTAGTTGCGATCGCTCGTAATTTAACTTTAGATGAACAAGCCCAAGGCTTGGCACAAAAAGAGTTTTACCGAGAAAACATTGCCATTATAGTTAGTACAGATAATCCTTTTGCCAGTAGTTTGACTGATCAGCAATTCGCCGATATCTTTCGGGGAAAAATTACAAATTGGTCAGAACTGGGAGGAACTGAAGCTGCTATTAGATTCATTGATCGCCCCCAAACCAGTGATACCCGTAATACTTTTCGCACTAATCCCTTCTTCAGTGATGCTGAATTAACCACAGGCTCTAATGCTACCCAAATAAATGAGGATAATACTGCGGAAATTGTTAAACAACTAGGCAATGACGGTATCAGCTATGCAATGGCGCATCATGTATCGCAACTGCCAAATGTGCGTGTGATTCCGATCAATGAAACTTTGCCAGATAATCCTAATTATCCCTATTCCCAGCCTCTGGTTTATGCTTACAGGCAAAATCCCAGCCCCAATGTAGCCAGTTTCCTCGGCTTTATCCTCGCATCACCAGAACAGCAAACTATAGAAGCCGCAAGAGCCGCAGCAGCCGCCACCATCGCCCAGGGTGCAGCACCAATAGTTGTCACACCGACTCCAGATCCTGGAACTGCATCAGCTCAACCGCAGCCTTCAGAACCTCCTCTTAATGGAGAAAAAGTACCTCTGTGGTGGTTTTTGTTACCTACGGCGGTGATTATTGCCTTATTATTGTGGGTTTTCCGGTCACGCCTCTGGTCAAAAGCGCCTAAAAATAACACCCCAGATGGTGATGATTCTGCGGTGAATGAGGCAACAATAGATGATACAAGTCCTAGTCCTGCTCTCAGTGAATCTATTGATGAAATGCCCTTCGATGATGGCGCTATCGGGTCTATAGTTGTGGGGGAAGAAGTCAATGATCAAGAATGGGGTGAAATTAATAATTTAAGTAATTATCTGGCAATAGAGTGGGATGAGCAACTATCCCCCTGGGATATAGAAGCACCAGCATCTTTGGTAAATACTTTATACCCTCAATTACCAGATGTCTCTCAGGTGACCTCGGAACAGTCGCAAGTTGCGGATGTGGGATTTGATGGGGAAAATTGGGATCTCAAAGAGTTGAGTGAGTCAGCAGCAGCACAGCCCCAGGTGGAACCGGATTTAATTGAGGATAGTTTCTCAAATGAAACTAGCAACTTAGCTGGCGATCTGGACATCGAAGCCAGTATCTGGTCTCAAATACCAGCTGATGATCAGACAATAGATTCCAGTGATCATCATGAAACAATTTTACCCCCATCGGCTGAACAGATATCAGAAAATGAAACTAGCAACTTAGCTGGCGATCTGGACATCGAAGCCAGTATCTGGTCTCAAATACCAGATGATGATCAGACAATAGATTCCAGGGATAATAATGAAACAATTTCACCCCCATCGGCTGAACAGATATCAGAAGAGGTGACAAATTCACATCCCTTCCTCCCAGATATTACTGAAGACATATTGAATGTAGTAGCGGATGCAGCTGAACCTTTAGAGGATGAAACTGTCTCTGATCTGCCAGAGGACAGAGAGATTTTTGCCGACAATGCCTCCTTTGTAGGAACAAGTGGGGGAGAATCAACTGGCAATCAAGGTAATCCCGATGTGGTGGAAGAAGTGCTGAATGCTACTATAGAAGCACCCTTGTTGGAGCTAGATGGGGAGAGAAATATTGTCCTCCAGCCCCGCAATGGGGAATCGGCTGATGCGACTTGGTATATTGATGAAACTTGTCAGCAAGCATTAGCAAATAATGGCATCTCTCAATTAAGGCTGCGGCTGTATGATGTCACAGATTTGGAATTGAGTGATCAAACTCCAGAGTTGGTACAGGAGTATGAACTGGAATTAGGAAGTCAAGAGAAACATATCCCTATTCCCCAATGCGATCGCGATTATCTGGCGGAAATAGGTTATCTGACTGCGGGCGATCGCTGGATGAAAATTGCTGGTTCTCAAAAAATTCGCCTTGTTGGTATACCCTTGACAGATACCACAGATGAAAATCTCTCCACAGCAGACACAAAACTTGAAGATTTGCCCCATAATAGTCAGAGTAATATTCTCCTGAAATGCGGGACTCCCAAATGGGTTTATGCTAGTTGGTATATTTCCCCAACTGACAAACAAACACTGCAAAATCACAGCATTTCTCAATTATATCTGCGGCTATATGATGTCACAGATTTAGACTTGAGTGATCAGACTCCCCATCTGGTACAGCAGTATGAATGCGACGAAATCACCAGCGATCTTTATGTAGCTATTCCTGCAACTAATCATGACTACATGGCTGAAATAGGTTATCTTACTCAAGGCGATCGCTGGGAGTTGATCGTTGGTTCCCAAACAATTCGTGTTCTCAGTCGTCCCCAAGTAGATTTTTGGTTTGTCGCAGATGTCGAATTAATTATCCACGGATCAACAGAACCAGGTGCAACAGTAAATGTTGCCGGTAAACCCATCAAACTCAAATCAGATGGGACTTTTCACCTGCGTATTCCTTTCTCAGATGACTCAATTAACTATATGATCACAGCCATTGCTGCTAATGGCAAAGACAGTGTAACTATCCATAAGAAATTTTCTCAAGAAAATTCAGAAGTCTAG